The Bacillus carboniphilus genome contains a region encoding:
- the ymfI gene encoding elongation factor P 5-aminopentanone reductase, with product MKTALVTGASGGIGLEIVQKLLADGYIVFAHYFANARPLEQLKDECLFPIQSDLSTIEGVSQLVKSIGHVDALVLNSGTDLIGMIQDVSEQKLDHLIHLHLKSPFMLVKKLIPSMIQNKKGSIVVTSSIWGQTGAALEVAYSMVKGGQISFVKALAKELAMSNIRVNAIAPGAIQTKMMDVYSKEELETIEEEIPMGRLGDAKEVASAVSYLLSDEASYITGQVLSVNGGWYC from the coding sequence ATGAAAACAGCTTTAGTTACAGGAGCAAGTGGTGGTATTGGTTTAGAGATCGTACAAAAATTATTGGCCGACGGTTACATCGTTTTTGCTCACTATTTTGCAAACGCCCGTCCACTTGAGCAACTTAAGGATGAATGTTTATTTCCTATCCAGTCCGATCTATCGACTATAGAAGGTGTTTCACAACTAGTTAAGTCAATCGGTCATGTTGATGCGCTTGTTCTTAATAGTGGAACGGACCTTATTGGAATGATTCAAGATGTTTCTGAGCAAAAGTTAGACCATTTAATACATTTACATTTAAAAAGTCCTTTTATGCTCGTGAAGAAATTGATTCCTTCGATGATACAAAACAAAAAAGGATCGATTGTTGTTACATCTTCCATATGGGGGCAAACTGGAGCTGCACTAGAAGTAGCGTATTCAATGGTAAAAGGAGGCCAAATTTCTTTTGTAAAAGCGTTAGCTAAGGAATTGGCAATGTCTAACATACGAGTGAATGCCATTGCTCCAGGCGCTATCCAAACAAAGATGATGGATGTTTATTCAAAAGAAGAGCTCGAAACTATAGAGGAAGAAATCCCAATGGGGAGGCTTGGTGATGCTAAAGAAGTAGCTAGTGCAGTGTCTTATTTATTATCGGACGAAGCTAGTTATATCACCGGACAAGTGTTGTCAGTTAATGGAGGGTGGTATTGTTAA
- the yfmF gene encoding EF-P 5-aminopentanol modification-associated protein YfmF: protein MDYLKEHRSQVGGVTLHTVKTTKFKTNAITLKFKAPLKEETSTLRALLPHVLQRGTKSHPNSMSLRKYLDDLYGAALNVDLAKKGEEHIISIRLDIPNEKFLSDKTPLLSKGIELLAEFVEKREHPFDEAVVEQEKANLKQRITAVYDDKMRYANLRLVQEMCEGEPYALHVNGELDRVDQIQSEQLFSYYNKVISEDKIDLFVVGDIDEYTVNETVDRSFHLKTTPKEREVKQTATNIVEVNEVVEEQDVSQGKLNIGFRTNVSYGSDQYFALQLFNGIFGGFSHSKLFRNVREKESLAYYAASRVESHKGLLMVMSGIDVGNFNKAVTIIKEQFKEMQAGNFSDEEISQTKAVIKNQLLETIDTSFGMVELLYHNVIAGTDRSFQQLIEGIDRVDKNDIEKVASQIQLDTIYFLKGGGNAR from the coding sequence ATGGACTACTTAAAAGAACATCGCTCACAAGTTGGTGGGGTAACGTTACATACAGTTAAAACAACGAAGTTTAAAACGAATGCAATTACTTTAAAATTTAAAGCTCCTTTAAAAGAGGAAACATCTACGTTAAGAGCACTTCTCCCACATGTATTACAAAGGGGAACAAAATCTCATCCAAATTCAATGAGCTTAAGAAAATACCTAGATGATCTTTACGGTGCAGCTTTAAATGTAGATTTAGCGAAAAAAGGAGAGGAACATATCATTTCGATTCGATTAGATATACCAAACGAGAAATTCCTCTCCGATAAAACGCCCCTTTTATCAAAAGGGATCGAGCTTTTAGCAGAATTTGTAGAAAAGCGAGAACACCCCTTTGATGAAGCCGTGGTCGAACAAGAAAAAGCAAATTTAAAACAACGTATTACGGCAGTATACGATGATAAAATGAGATATGCCAATTTAAGACTGGTTCAAGAAATGTGTGAAGGCGAGCCTTATGCTCTGCATGTTAACGGAGAACTAGATCGAGTTGATCAAATTCAATCAGAGCAACTTTTTAGCTATTATAATAAAGTGATCTCTGAGGATAAGATCGATTTGTTTGTAGTAGGGGATATTGATGAATATACAGTGAACGAAACAGTTGATCGCTCATTTCATCTTAAAACAACACCAAAAGAACGAGAGGTTAAACAGACTGCAACAAATATAGTGGAAGTAAATGAAGTTGTTGAAGAACAAGATGTTAGCCAAGGAAAGCTGAACATCGGTTTTCGAACAAATGTTAGTTATGGTTCTGATCAATATTTTGCTCTTCAATTATTTAACGGGATCTTCGGTGGATTCTCTCATTCAAAACTGTTTCGGAATGTGAGGGAGAAGGAAAGTTTAGCCTATTATGCAGCATCAAGAGTGGAAAGTCATAAAGGATTATTGATGGTCATGTCAGGTATTGATGTTGGGAACTTTAATAAAGCAGTTACGATTATTAAAGAGCAATTTAAGGAGATGCAAGCAGGGAATTTTTCAGATGAAGAAATTTCCCAAACGAAGGCCGTTATTAAAAATCAACTTTTAGAAACGATTGATACTTCTTTTGGGATGGTGGAACTTTTATATCACAATGTCATTGCAGGTACAGATCGTTCATTTCAACAGTTAATTGAGGGGATCGATAGAGTTGACAAGAATGATATTGAAAAAGTTGCGAGCCAAATTCAGTTGGATACGATTTATTTTTTAAAAGGAGGAGGGAATGCTCGATGA
- a CDS encoding ABC transporter permease, whose amino-acid sequence MSLIDILNIIIPTTLFVAAPLIFTALGGVFSERSGVVNIGLEGLMVVGAFVSIVFNLTFADTFGNLTPWLAILAAMVVGALFSLFHAVASISFRADQVVSGVALNFLAVGLTLFLVKLLYDKGQTDRITTSFSKMDVPFLSDIPIVGKMFFSGGYITSYLAIIAAIIVWYVIFKTPFGLRLRSVGEHPLAADTMGINVVKMRYIAVMISGGFAGIGGAVYSEIISRDFSHATISGQGFMALAAMIFGKWHPLGALGAALFFGFAQGLSIVGSSLPVIQDIPSVYLLIAPYVLTILALAGFIGRADSPKALGMPYEKGKR is encoded by the coding sequence ATGAGTTTAATTGATATTCTCAATATTATTATTCCTACGACCTTATTTGTTGCAGCGCCACTTATTTTCACGGCACTAGGAGGGGTGTTTAGTGAAAGGTCTGGTGTTGTCAATATTGGCTTGGAAGGATTAATGGTGGTAGGCGCATTTGTTAGTATTGTGTTTAACCTAACGTTTGCCGATACGTTTGGGAATCTAACACCTTGGCTAGCGATCTTAGCGGCGATGGTAGTTGGAGCTTTATTTTCATTGTTTCACGCTGTAGCCTCTATTTCATTTCGAGCTGATCAAGTTGTAAGTGGAGTAGCATTAAACTTTTTAGCAGTAGGATTGACGTTATTCTTAGTGAAGCTTCTATACGATAAAGGTCAAACGGATCGGATTACAACTAGCTTTAGTAAGATGGACGTTCCATTTTTAAGTGATATACCGATAGTAGGGAAGATGTTCTTTTCAGGAGGTTATATTACTTCTTATTTAGCTATTATTGCGGCGATTATTGTTTGGTATGTCATTTTTAAAACACCATTTGGACTTAGATTGCGTTCAGTAGGTGAGCATCCGCTGGCTGCTGACACAATGGGAATCAATGTAGTGAAAATGCGTTATATTGCTGTCATGATCAGTGGTGGGTTTGCTGGAATTGGCGGAGCTGTATACTCAGAAATCATTTCGAGAGATTTTAGCCATGCAACCATTAGTGGACAAGGTTTTATGGCATTAGCAGCAATGATTTTTGGTAAATGGCATCCTTTAGGGGCGTTAGGTGCAGCCTTATTTTTTGGGTTTGCTCAAGGACTTAGTATAGTTGGTTCAAGCTTACCTGTTATACAAGATATTCCTTCTGTTTATTTATTAATTGCCCCTTATGTCTTGACAATTTTGGCTTTAGCGGGCTTTATTGGTCGGGCAGATTCACCGAAAGCATTGGGTATGCCTTATGAAAAGGGAAAGAGATAA
- a CDS encoding ABC transporter permease, translating into MLDSLKNLVIPFIAVLLGLLFGGIIMWVSGYDPIEGYRALIYGMVGDRYNIGETLRQVTPYILSGLAVAFAFRTGLFNIGVEGQLIVGWLAAVWVGVSFELPPGVHSVMAILAGALAGALWGFIPGILKARFRVHEVIVTIMMNYIALHVTNALIHTVLSDNGDKTEKIYESASLRSSFLEQMTDYSRLHWGIFIALLGCVIMWLILEKTTMGFELRAVGFNHASEYAGMNVNRNIVVSMIISGAFAGVAGAMEGLGTFEYASVKGSFTGIGFDGIAVALLGGNTAIGVLAAALLFGGLKVGSLNMPLEAGVPNEVIDIVIALIIFFVASNYFIRWLLLRFKKEEK; encoded by the coding sequence TTGTTAGATTCATTGAAAAACTTGGTTATTCCTTTTATTGCTGTTTTGTTGGGCCTGTTATTTGGCGGAATCATTATGTGGGTGAGCGGTTATGATCCAATAGAAGGCTATAGAGCCCTTATATATGGCATGGTTGGCGATCGATATAACATTGGTGAAACGCTTAGGCAAGTTACACCATACATACTTTCTGGACTTGCTGTAGCCTTTGCTTTTAGAACTGGCTTGTTCAACATTGGTGTAGAAGGACAATTGATTGTAGGTTGGCTTGCAGCTGTGTGGGTAGGGGTTAGTTTTGAATTGCCACCTGGAGTTCACAGCGTAATGGCTATTTTGGCTGGTGCACTTGCAGGAGCCTTGTGGGGATTTATCCCGGGAATATTAAAAGCGCGTTTTCGTGTTCATGAAGTTATTGTAACCATTATGATGAATTATATTGCCTTGCATGTGACAAACGCACTTATTCATACCGTTCTTTCAGACAATGGAGATAAAACAGAAAAAATTTATGAAAGCGCCTCATTACGTTCGAGCTTTTTAGAGCAGATGACGGATTATTCACGACTTCATTGGGGCATTTTTATTGCTTTATTAGGTTGTGTGATTATGTGGTTAATTTTAGAAAAGACAACCATGGGATTTGAGCTGAGAGCTGTTGGGTTTAATCATGCATCAGAATATGCAGGGATGAATGTCAATCGTAATATTGTAGTATCCATGATTATTTCAGGTGCATTTGCAGGTGTAGCTGGAGCGATGGAAGGACTCGGAACATTTGAATATGCATCTGTTAAAGGAAGCTTTACAGGTATTGGATTTGATGGGATTGCCGTTGCACTTTTAGGAGGAAATACAGCCATTGGCGTGTTAGCAGCAGCCCTATTATTTGGTGGCTTAAAGGTAGGCTCATTAAATATGCCATTAGAAGCAGGTGTTCCTAATGAGGTCATTGATATCGTGATCGCACTAATTATTTTCTTTGTTGCATCGAATTATTTTATTCGCTGGCTTCTACTCCGTTTTAAAAAGGAGGAGAAATAA
- a CDS encoding BMP family lipoprotein, translating into MKKTKTIALSLLLATSAILSACGSGSEETTGESNDKKVEEKSDFTVAMVTDSGGVDDKSFNQSAWEGITEFGEENGLEKGKDGYDYLQSNSDQDYLPNLNKLARSGFDLVYGIGYLLQEPVSEIAEQKPDTKFAIVDQVVEKDNVASITFKEHEGSFLVGVVAGLTTKTNEIGFVGGMELPLIKKFEAGFIAGVKEVNPDAKVTVQYAGNFNNASDGKTIANSMYSKDIDIIYHAAGATGNGVFTEAIDLKAKDINRELWVIGVDKDQHEEGNGKTKDGEEFNITLTSMVKRVDVAVKDLAEKTKEDNFPGGEIIEYGLTEGGIGIAPTQDNVSEDVLAEVEKFKEKIINGEIEVPTEPVE; encoded by the coding sequence ATGAAAAAAACAAAAACGATTGCGCTATCCTTACTATTAGCGACAAGTGCCATTTTATCTGCATGTGGAAGTGGAAGTGAAGAAACGACTGGAGAATCGAACGATAAAAAAGTGGAAGAAAAAAGTGATTTTACTGTTGCGATGGTAACAGACAGTGGTGGGGTAGATGATAAATCATTTAACCAATCTGCTTGGGAAGGAATAACAGAGTTTGGAGAAGAGAATGGATTAGAGAAAGGAAAAGACGGTTATGATTACTTGCAATCAAATAGTGATCAAGATTATTTACCTAACTTAAATAAACTAGCTCGTAGTGGTTTTGACCTAGTATATGGAATTGGTTACTTACTACAAGAGCCTGTAAGTGAAATAGCAGAACAAAAGCCAGATACAAAGTTTGCTATAGTGGACCAAGTGGTTGAAAAGGATAATGTTGCTAGTATCACATTTAAAGAACATGAAGGATCATTTCTTGTAGGAGTAGTTGCAGGTTTAACAACAAAGACAAATGAAATTGGTTTTGTCGGAGGTATGGAGCTTCCTTTAATTAAAAAGTTCGAAGCTGGTTTTATTGCTGGAGTAAAAGAAGTCAATCCAGATGCAAAAGTAACGGTACAATATGCTGGAAACTTTAATAATGCAAGTGATGGAAAAACGATCGCAAACAGTATGTATAGTAAAGACATCGATATCATCTATCATGCGGCTGGAGCAACTGGAAATGGAGTGTTTACAGAAGCGATTGATTTAAAAGCGAAAGATATTAACCGAGAGCTATGGGTCATTGGTGTAGATAAGGATCAACATGAAGAAGGAAATGGAAAAACAAAAGATGGAGAAGAGTTTAACATAACGTTAACGTCGATGGTTAAACGTGTGGACGTTGCTGTAAAAGACTTAGCTGAAAAAACAAAAGAAGATAATTTTCCCGGTGGTGAAATTATTGAGTATGGGTTAACAGAAGGCGGAATTGGTATTGCCCCGACTCAAGACAATGTTTCTGAAGATGTCCTAGCAGAAGTAGAAAAATTCAAAGAAAAAATAATTAATGGTGAGATTGAGGTTCCAACTGAACCAGTAGAATAA
- a CDS encoding GntR family transcriptional regulator, whose product MSIKSDNRHLYLQVIDFIKENIESGVYKEKDKLPSEFELSKRLGVSRATLREALRILEEENVIVRKHGVGTFVNTKPVFTSGIEELDSVTGMIEKGDMSPGTVFLSTSLVNPSDEDLKHLRCDYNDEILQLERVRTANEEPVVYCLDRIPKNILPPQFVHDKESLLQLLEDDAGHFISYAVTHIEPLGYHDKISPILECDCDTSLLLLKQVHYDDQDRPVLFSYNYFRADKFSFHVVRKRLT is encoded by the coding sequence ATGAGCATAAAATCGGATAATCGTCACTTATATTTACAAGTAATAGATTTTATTAAAGAAAATATAGAAAGCGGGGTTTATAAGGAGAAAGATAAACTCCCTTCTGAATTCGAATTATCGAAACGTCTTGGCGTAAGCCGAGCTACTTTAAGAGAGGCTTTAAGAATCTTAGAAGAAGAAAACGTTATTGTGAGAAAACATGGGGTAGGTACCTTTGTTAATACAAAGCCTGTGTTTACTTCTGGTATTGAAGAATTAGACAGTGTTACTGGAATGATTGAAAAAGGTGATATGTCGCCAGGTACCGTTTTTCTCTCAACGTCGCTTGTTAATCCATCAGATGAAGATCTAAAACATTTGCGTTGTGACTATAATGACGAAATTCTTCAATTGGAACGTGTACGGACAGCAAACGAAGAACCTGTTGTCTATTGTTTAGATCGAATTCCTAAAAATATTTTACCCCCGCAATTTGTTCATGATAAAGAATCTCTATTGCAGCTTTTAGAAGATGATGCAGGGCACTTTATTAGTTATGCTGTCACTCATATTGAACCTTTAGGCTATCATGACAAAATCTCTCCAATATTAGAATGCGATTGTGATACATCCTTGCTCTTATTAAAGCAAGTTCACTACGATGATCAAGATCGACCTGTCTTATTCTCTTATAACTATTTTAGAGCAGATAAATTTAGCTTCCATGTTGTTAGAAAACGATTAACATAA
- a CDS encoding FtsK/SpoIIIE family DNA translocase, with translation MAKKKRKQRKKKGDWQVKLKFEIVGLILFCFSIISMANYGAVGSASVSLFRFFIGEWFILGIIYLFCLSIYLFWKKQKPIFITKKLSGVYLVIAAILLLSHIKLFDNLSNGGEFLSNSVVENTWSLFWMEMKGEISTPDLGGGMIGAILFAFSYFLFSAEGSRIVAIVALIIGGMLISGRSLGQFLYTVFKPFGAFLNNQWKAFFEDLKNFWTRIKEYKPKIEKKSSEKPVKMTDPTVDNENIEFMTVDVTAVDENPPIISSFADQAQPEETDDKNEKSKESTELPKQEITEVEQLTVSELENKDYQLPSLELLSSPSYNGQQADKQNIYENARKLEKTFHSFGVKAKVTQVHLGPAVTKYEVYPDVGVKVSKIVNLSDDLALALAAKDIRMEAPIPGKSAIGIEVPNSEIAMVSLREVIEVNTKHVSPLSIGLGRDITGGAVLAELNKMPHLLVAGATGSGKSVCINGIITSILMRAKPHQVKLMMIDPKMVELNVYNGIPHLLAPVVTNPKKASQALKKVVNEMERRYELFSHSGTRNIEGYNQYVRNMNQYEEESKQPELPYIVVIVDELADLMMVASSDVEDAITRLSQMARAAGIHLIIATQRPSVDVITGVIKANIPSRIAFSVSSQTDSRTILDMGGAEKLLGKGDMLFLPSGASKPVRVQGAFLSDEEVEKVVDHVIEQQKAQYQEEMIITGDVNEDVDEVTDELYDNAVQLVVEMQTASVSLLQRRFRIGYTRAARLIDEMEKRNVVGPYEGSKPRGVLITKDQYDQLSS, from the coding sequence ATGGCTAAAAAGAAGCGAAAGCAAAGAAAAAAGAAAGGCGATTGGCAAGTAAAACTCAAATTTGAAATTGTTGGACTCATACTCTTTTGTTTTTCTATTATATCGATGGCGAATTACGGGGCTGTTGGTTCAGCATCCGTTTCATTATTTCGTTTCTTCATCGGAGAGTGGTTTATCCTTGGAATTATATACTTATTCTGCTTGTCTATCTATTTATTTTGGAAGAAACAGAAGCCGATTTTTATCACAAAAAAATTATCGGGAGTCTATTTAGTAATTGCAGCCATCCTCCTGTTAAGTCATATTAAGCTATTCGATAATTTGTCAAACGGTGGAGAATTTTTGTCTAATAGTGTTGTTGAAAATACATGGAGTTTGTTTTGGATGGAAATGAAAGGTGAAATTAGTACACCTGATCTCGGTGGAGGAATGATTGGAGCGATATTATTTGCATTTAGTTATTTCCTTTTTTCTGCAGAGGGATCAAGAATTGTTGCGATTGTTGCACTTATTATTGGGGGCATGCTTATTTCAGGTCGTTCTCTAGGACAATTTCTGTATACTGTATTCAAACCCTTCGGAGCCTTCTTAAACAATCAGTGGAAAGCTTTTTTTGAAGATTTGAAAAATTTTTGGACAAGAATAAAAGAGTATAAGCCTAAAATTGAAAAGAAATCTTCTGAAAAACCAGTGAAAATGACAGATCCAACTGTTGATAATGAGAACATAGAATTCATGACAGTTGATGTAACAGCAGTGGACGAAAATCCTCCTATTATATCAAGCTTTGCTGATCAAGCTCAACCAGAAGAGACGGATGATAAAAATGAGAAATCGAAAGAATCAACAGAATTACCAAAACAAGAGATTACCGAAGTGGAGCAACTAACAGTATCTGAGCTAGAAAACAAAGATTATCAGCTCCCTTCTCTTGAGTTGTTATCATCACCTTCTTACAATGGTCAACAAGCGGATAAGCAAAATATTTATGAAAATGCACGTAAATTAGAGAAAACGTTTCATAGTTTTGGTGTGAAGGCGAAAGTGACACAAGTACACCTTGGGCCCGCGGTAACAAAATATGAAGTGTACCCCGATGTTGGAGTGAAAGTAAGCAAAATCGTAAATTTAAGTGATGATTTAGCCTTAGCACTCGCCGCAAAAGATATAAGAATGGAAGCTCCAATACCAGGGAAATCGGCCATTGGAATTGAGGTCCCTAATTCAGAAATTGCGATGGTTTCGCTAAGGGAAGTTATAGAAGTAAATACAAAGCACGTAAGCCCATTATCTATTGGATTGGGTAGAGATATAACAGGGGGGGCTGTTTTAGCAGAATTAAATAAAATGCCCCATTTACTTGTTGCAGGTGCTACTGGAAGCGGTAAAAGTGTTTGTATAAACGGGATTATTACAAGTATTTTAATGAGAGCCAAACCTCATCAAGTAAAGTTAATGATGATTGATCCAAAAATGGTTGAATTAAATGTGTACAATGGGATTCCCCATTTGTTAGCACCTGTTGTCACTAATCCAAAAAAAGCATCCCAAGCTTTGAAAAAAGTGGTGAATGAGATGGAAAGGCGCTACGAGCTCTTCTCTCATAGTGGGACGAGGAATATAGAAGGATATAATCAGTATGTGCGTAATATGAATCAATATGAAGAAGAAAGTAAGCAACCGGAGTTACCTTATATTGTTGTGATTGTCGATGAGTTAGCAGACTTAATGATGGTTGCTTCTTCTGATGTAGAAGATGCGATTACTCGTCTTTCACAAATGGCGAGGGCGGCAGGTATTCATTTAATCATAGCGACACAACGACCTTCAGTAGACGTCATAACAGGAGTAATAAAAGCGAATATCCCCTCTCGTATTGCCTTTAGTGTTTCTTCTCAAACGGATTCACGAACTATTTTAGATATGGGTGGGGCAGAGAAACTGTTAGGAAAAGGAGATATGCTCTTCTTACCTTCTGGAGCTTCAAAACCTGTACGTGTCCAAGGAGCGTTCCTTTCAGATGAAGAAGTAGAAAAAGTGGTTGACCATGTAATAGAACAACAAAAAGCTCAATACCAAGAGGAAATGATTATTACCGGTGATGTAAACGAGGATGTTGATGAAGTCACAGATGAACTTTATGATAATGCCGTACAATTAGTTGTCGAGATGCAGACTGCAAGTGTATCTTTGTTACAAAGACGTTTCAGAATTGGTTATACAAGAGCGGCTCGCTTAATAGATGAAATGGAAAAGCGCAATGTTGTTGGACCGTATGAGGGAAGTAAACCAAGGGGAGTATTGATTACAAAAGATCAATATGACCAATTAAGTTCATAA
- a CDS encoding YlzJ-like family protein — protein sequence MILYTSMPFEMVFPIDEQELGKQRVAMMNGVPVMVKQMDNQQMQVIRVLSTDPKDYLEHYPGQMISSFEGQSIQPLQ from the coding sequence ATGATTCTTTATACATCCATGCCTTTTGAAATGGTTTTTCCAATTGATGAACAGGAGTTAGGCAAACAAAGGGTTGCAATGATGAACGGTGTACCCGTCATGGTTAAACAAATGGATAATCAACAAATGCAAGTAATACGAGTGTTAAGTACAGATCCCAAAGACTACTTAGAACATTATCCAGGACAAATGATCTCTAGCTTTGAAGGACAAAGTATACAACCGTTACAATAA
- a CDS encoding ClpP family protease — translation MTFDQERNMKQSEQENEEKDQQKEGTIVEKLQQLGTTNVPQVPNDSSIHCLTIVGQIEGHIQLPPQNKTTKYEHIIPQIVAIEQNPKIEGLLVILNTVGGDVEAGLAIAEVLSSISKPTVSVVLGGGHSIGVPIAVSCDYSYIAETATMTIHPVRLTGLVIGVPQTFEYLDKMQDRVINFVTKHSNIEEEKFKELMLSKGNLTRDIGTNVVGNDAVSYGLIDDVGGVGLALKKLNEFIDKNKQEEEGEQLVQ, via the coding sequence ATGACTTTTGATCAAGAACGTAATATGAAACAAAGTGAGCAGGAAAATGAAGAAAAAGACCAACAAAAGGAAGGAACTATTGTTGAAAAACTTCAGCAATTAGGAACGACAAATGTTCCCCAAGTGCCTAATGATTCATCTATTCATTGCTTAACCATTGTTGGTCAAATAGAGGGGCATATTCAACTGCCACCTCAAAATAAAACCACAAAATATGAACATATCATTCCACAAATCGTCGCAATTGAACAAAATCCGAAAATTGAAGGGTTGCTCGTTATATTAAATACGGTTGGTGGGGATGTAGAGGCAGGTCTTGCGATTGCAGAGGTTTTATCTTCTATATCTAAACCTACTGTCTCTGTAGTTTTAGGTGGAGGACATTCGATTGGAGTGCCCATTGCTGTAAGTTGTGATTATTCATATATAGCAGAGACTGCGACAATGACTATACACCCAGTAAGGCTTACAGGTTTAGTAATAGGTGTCCCCCAAACATTTGAATATTTAGATAAAATGCAAGATCGAGTTATTAACTTTGTAACCAAACATTCAAATATAGAGGAAGAGAAGTTTAAAGAGTTGATGTTATCAAAGGGGAATTTAACAAGAGATATTGGGACGAATGTGGTTGGGAATGATGCCGTAAGTTACGGCCTGATTGATGATGTCGGTGGTGTAGGGCTTGCATTAAAAAAGTTAAATGAATTTATTGATAAGAATAAACAGGAAGAGGAAGGTGAACAATTAGTCCAATGA
- a CDS encoding ribonuclease J: protein MKQTEHIKIIALGGVGEIGKNMHVIELDSDLFILDAGLMYPDEDMFGIDGVIPDITYIQENKERVKAIFLTHGHEDHIGALFYLLKNVTVPVYGTKWTLALVKEKLKNIESSVQFHEIDTNSIIPFERTDVSFFNVNHSIPDSVGICLKTSQGAIVNTGDFKFDQTPVNNKKADIDKMAIIGSKGVLFLLSGSMNAEKPGYSGSESVVAEEIADTIYNTHGPVLVALYTSDIYRIQQVIESSIINDRKISISEQTLLNQIKLAVRLKYLPDYFEHFVPINQASKLEKVTVLVGGHSAQPLEEISKMAEQTHKYYNVKRGDTVLISSSPYPGHELAYSRTIDLLYRAGADVTFGKNHHVTVSSHGHQEELKLMLNLMKPKYFIPVHGEYKMQIAHAKLAEAIGIKTDNIFIVEKGEVVEACSRYVKKVGKVMSGNVLIDGIGIGDVGNIVLRDRRLLSQDGILLVVVTISRSKRKVIAGPEIISRGFVYVRQSGELLSEATKMVNESINDSLSHRPIEWAALKQDIRESLNQYLFEQTKRRPMILPIIMEV, encoded by the coding sequence ATGAAGCAGACAGAACATATTAAAATAATAGCCTTAGGTGGCGTTGGAGAAATTGGAAAAAACATGCATGTGATTGAACTAGATTCAGATTTATTTATTTTGGATGCAGGATTAATGTACCCAGATGAAGATATGTTTGGAATTGACGGAGTGATTCCAGATATTACTTACATTCAAGAAAATAAAGAACGCGTAAAGGCGATCTTTTTAACTCACGGTCATGAAGATCATATTGGCGCGTTATTTTATTTATTAAAGAATGTGACGGTGCCAGTTTATGGAACAAAATGGACTTTAGCCTTAGTTAAAGAAAAACTAAAAAACATAGAGAGTTCTGTTCAATTTCATGAAATTGATACAAACTCAATCATTCCATTTGAGCGTACTGATGTTTCTTTTTTTAACGTCAATCATAGTATTCCAGATTCCGTTGGTATTTGTTTAAAAACTTCTCAAGGTGCAATTGTGAATACTGGTGACTTTAAATTTGATCAAACACCTGTCAATAATAAAAAAGCTGATATTGATAAGATGGCCATAATAGGCTCTAAAGGGGTTCTTTTTTTATTGTCTGGAAGTATGAACGCTGAAAAACCGGGTTATTCTGGATCTGAATCGGTTGTAGCAGAAGAAATAGCTGATACAATATATAATACACATGGCCCTGTTCTTGTAGCCCTTTATACGTCTGATATTTACCGGATACAACAAGTTATTGAGTCGTCCATTATAAATGATCGGAAAATTTCCATTTCTGAACAAACTTTATTAAATCAAATAAAGTTAGCTGTAAGGTTGAAGTACTTGCCAGACTATTTTGAGCATTTTGTTCCCATTAATCAAGCTAGTAAGTTAGAAAAAGTAACGGTCCTAGTTGGAGGTCACTCTGCTCAACCTCTCGAAGAGATATCAAAAATGGCTGAACAGACACATAAATATTATAACGTTAAAAGAGGAGATACTGTTCTTATTTCAAGCTCCCCTTACCCTGGACATGAGCTCGCCTATTCTAGAACAATTGATTTGTTGTATAGAGCAGGAGCTGATGTTACCTTTGGGAAAAATCATCATGTTACAGTCTCAAGTCATGGTCATCAAGAAGAATTAAAATTAATGTTAAACCTAATGAAACCTAAATATTTTATTCCAGTCCATGGAGAATATAAGATGCAAATAGCTCACGCTAAACTAGCTGAAGCTATCGGAATCAAAACAGATAATATTTTCATTGTTGAAAAAGGAGAAGTGGTTGAGGCCTGTTCACGTTATGTAAAGAAAGTTGGAAAGGTCATGTCTGGAAATGTTTTGATTGATGGAATTGGAATCGGGGATGTTGGCAATATTGTTTTACGAGATCGGAGACTATTGTCTCAAGATGGTATATTACTTGTTGTTGTAACAATAAGCCGCTCAAAGAGAAAGGTAATTGCCGGACCAGAAATCATTTCAAGAGGGTTTGTTTATGTTAGGCAATCGGGTGAATTATTAAGTGAAGCAACCAAAATGGTCAATGAATCAATAAATGACTCGTTAAGTCATCGTCCCATTGAATGGGCAGCATTAAAGCAAGATATTCGTGAATCATTGAATCAATATTTATTTGAACAAACAAAAAGAAGACCGATGATTCTACCAATCATTATGGAAGTTTAA